taaagatttcatacaataataatagataatcattttattctaaatgatcacctaaaaatataattacacaCGTACATGATTCGTTTagtatactaataatattatttgtcgCATCAACTTCCAAAATTGACCTTTGTGACATTGTTTTTGCAGCGGTATACTTTCAATAAGttcaaacaaacaacaaaataagacagactcaaaaatacttttaatgcAGTGTTTAGTTGTTTCAAATACAATCACAAACTTTAAAAAGTATGCAAAACTCCATGAAGGTACCATACTATAAATACGTTATAAAATCAGAAGCGTGTTAAGTAAAATTTCTGTGGAATTATTTAACATACCCATAAGTGCAAAGAAATAGCTTATTATAGAGGCTGTTCTTTTATTCTAaaccaaatttttttttttaaatagaaatgaaTCCTTTGGTTTATAAGTAACCCAAACATTACCAAAGTATAGTTTATATGAATTTCAAGTATAaaagtacaagaaaaaaaaaatgtggtacatggtattaaatgaatgaaagtAACAAGCATTGAAGATATTTAACATGAAATTATCTTTATACATTTAAGATGTAGTAGAAAATCAATTTCTATACATACAAATCAAGTATTGAAGTCTGACATAAATGAGCAATTCATAATATGATTTTTAGGGGAAAAAACTctcaatattatataattatttaaatgtgatttaAGAATAAAACCCTCCATCATTAAAACATTCATGTAACTATGTTAAAACTGGTGTTCAAAATATAACTACCACTGTATGtgataaaaataactttatgaTTGTGTTTcccaacaataatattaaacaaaaattgtaaaaaaaaaatgtagccactaattgcaaaatatttttttttaaattggaatTAAGACTTTGAATTAAGCttgattaaaacaataaaaacatattaacaataacaaaactGAATGTCATTATTGTATTAAACATGTTAGCACTTAATTACTAACATTTTAAAGCTATCATTGCTACAATAAAAACTAAACTGTCTAAAGTCTGAATGCTCAAGCATTCAAAGAAACATAACAATTGAATAAGATCAACTATCAACAACATTTTTGGTTTGAGAAAAGAACTGTGTAAAGCTGGTACAAAATTTTAGCATACATGTTAATTCTTGGCATGACATCTCATTAATTGCTTCCCGTAACCACTCTTTCTCTTTATGAACATTCTCCAGAGTATCCCACTCTCCTGTGTCTACCATCAACTCAGGTGTCATATCCACATGTTTCATTAGGAAAATAGAACACATTTCATTGCATCTTTCAATGAATGGCATAAGTTCTGTATACTGAAGGCCATCTCTTATGCTTCAGTATCACTTTCTTTTGCATCAGATGTAGGACTAAGAGGTAATAAATAGTCACTAATGTTACTGTTAGTTGTACTAACAATATCTCGGGAAGGCAACAAGTACACCCTCTTGTTTCAATATAAACGATGCAAAAGCTGTGCATTCCTTTCTTGATCATCAGTTAAACGTAGTTTAGTTAATCGTGAACCCATTCCAATCATAAACTCAAACCTAGaagatataatttataaaatgtagatgacaaaatgttatgttatttactGAAGGGAGGTGAAAGCTGTACACAAGgcattcttttttttctgactTAAAACGCTCAGCACCTAAATATCAAGCTAcagttcatttattattatagttatttattaaaaacattcagAATATGTACTGGTGTGTATATTGTAATGACCAATCAAAAATTATTCTGATCTTAACTGTACATCATATCATTGCACACAGGTTAACAAACTTCTTATGTTGGTACTATCACATTATATTGAAAGCTCAAAGTTAAGATTTTGCAAGGCATTTTGTTTAATCTTTTGAAGATGAAAAGGAAGCTGGAATATTGTTTCTATGAATCAGTCATGCTTGTAACCAATCAGAATCCCACTTTGCTGAGCAAAAacttattcaaaatatttttttgcaaatcaaacattgcttgtaaactaaatttaacattttagttTTCACTACAGTTAcagtactttattttaaatttaaataaatcaaaagaaCTTACTTATTTGGATCACTTTCAATTTCCAATATatctgaaaacatattttccaatTTTTTGTAAACTTCTTTTGCTGTCATGCATTGTTCTAGTTCAACATGATGATAAACATGACCTGTAGTGTTAAAAGTAAATTTCATGATACATAATCAGTAAATATGATTTCTCATgtagacaaaaacaaaaataggcCATGTTGAACCTTGAAAATGTTTATCAACTTTcaaaagattgaaaaaaaaaatcaatttattttttagtcaAGACACTGTtctatactttttatatatttattcatgaattgaggaattttgtttaaaaaagttcatTACTTAAATGTTTagactataaatacatttttttaagtgAATGTGCCAAAAAAGTTTCTGAAACAAAAATTGGTAAGAAacaatatttttagtcgcgtgtacgcgactctatagttcactatgtcggtcggtcggtctgtctgttggtccggtatcactatgcgttttagcacgcgacttatggctgttggccttgtttttattagtattgaataaaaaaactgAAATACATAGTAGATTAggataataatcataataaataacTAACCTTTTTCATCTAGTTTTCCATAGTAATTTGCCCTGGGTATTTGATCGCTTTGTGATGTATCCAATAAAATGACTTCTTTTAAGTAGAAGTAATTTTGGTTTTGCCTAGAATTAGAGCATGAACGAGACCTTGAATTATCTTGTGTTCTTCTTCTGGTGGTATTTCTTGATCTTGTTGATGGTGTGGTAAATAAACTATTCATTTCACTATTTAGATCTTGGTGTGGTCTTCTTGTAGTATTTCTATGTGCTTGAGGTTGAGCATTTGGAGTTACATTCTGAATGATTGTTAAAAAATTGTCATTTGATAGTAGGGATTTGGTTAAATTATCTATATCAGTTGTTGAAAGCGATGCCatggttttatttttacagtagttatctgaaacaaaacaaattattattaataattaaattcatcAATACAGATACAGTACTGAATTAACTATCCTACTACACAGTACTAGTGGTGAAGCTCATATTTtgttacctccgccaaggaggttatgttttcacccctgtatgtttgggTGCGTGGGTGCGcgtgtgtgggtgtgtgtgtgtgtgtgtctgtgaacagcctgaaggccacagtttttatccgattcccaccaaatttggacacaatgatctatgccccaaaagctcggacgaaaaaaaaaatatataaaaataaaaaaaactctcagcgggatttgaaccagggaccttaactgtgagaggctggatacataaccattacaccaaactctcatccacaactttgtagtgtgcagttagcctatttacactttagaactaataaaaaaaaagttaaaaaaaaaacattttcggagggaattttatgtaggggaattttacagtaggcggaggtttgtactctcggagtaccctctagtttagatatattttaaaagattatTCTACATTACAAGAAGAAGAATAGAATATCGCATTTTGTTATTTCAGTagtaaaatattgattgttttaccCAGGTCTAGTAGGGCTAGCTTACAACTAGCtgggctactactactaggctaggccataCCCTGCAGGTTTGGCTAGCCTAACACCAGCCCTACTGCTGTTATCAACTCCAAATGTGTTATTACTAACTATATCATGAATAGCAAATCTTGGATTTAGGCTTTAAGTAGGCCTCATAAGTAGGCTCACGTCTAATGTAGTGCCGCTACACAGTGCTTAAGCGGAGCGCGTCGTTCTAAACACCTGGACGCGCTCCGC
This is a stretch of genomic DNA from Antedon mediterranea chromosome 3, ecAntMedi1.1, whole genome shotgun sequence. It encodes these proteins:
- the LOC140043374 gene encoding uncharacterized protein, whose translation is MASLSTTDIDNLTKSLLSNDNFLTIIQNVTPNAQPQAHRNTTRRPHQDLNSEMNSLFTTPSTRSRNTTRRRTQDNSRSRSCSNSRQNQNYFYLKEVILLDTSQSDQIPRANYYGKLDEKGHVYHHVELEQCMTAKEVYKKLENMFSDILEIESDPNKFEFMIGMGSRLTKLRLTDDQERNAQLLHRLY